In Alistipes ihumii AP11, a genomic segment contains:
- a CDS encoding TorF family putative porin produces the protein MKKVLLLLPAVSVMELTSGVIHAQPQTEISIGGDLVSTYVWRGVYQSGFSLQPEIGLSVGGFTVGVWGSTDLDNFKEVDLSVGYSVGGFSVGVTDYWWGGQRLGDGRFAPYFKYGDTHYFEGTLAYEFGEKFPLGISWSTMFAGADKKENGDRAWSSYVELAYPFSVGSVELTAAAGAAPWAAPAWLPGGYDGFQISNVSLKASRAIPVSEKYEIPLFVQLAVNPQLNYMNLVIGLSF, from the coding sequence ATGAAAAAAGTTCTACTATTATTGCCTGCAGTCTCCGTTATGGAGCTGACATCCGGAGTGATTCACGCGCAGCCCCAAACCGAAATCTCGATAGGTGGCGATCTCGTCAGTACATACGTCTGGAGGGGAGTTTACCAGAGCGGATTCAGTCTGCAGCCGGAAATCGGCCTTTCCGTAGGAGGGTTCACGGTCGGGGTCTGGGGTTCGACCGATCTCGATAACTTCAAGGAGGTGGACCTCTCGGTGGGGTATTCCGTCGGGGGTTTTTCGGTCGGAGTGACCGATTACTGGTGGGGCGGGCAACGTCTCGGCGATGGACGGTTCGCGCCTTATTTCAAATACGGTGACACCCACTACTTCGAGGGTACGCTCGCTTATGAATTCGGGGAGAAGTTTCCGTTGGGCATTTCGTGGAGTACGATGTTCGCCGGGGCCGATAAAAAAGAAAACGGTGATCGGGCTTGGTCGTCTTACGTGGAGCTTGCCTATCCGTTTTCTGTGGGTTCGGTCGAACTGACTGCTGCGGCTGGTGCAGCGCCATGGGCGGCTCCGGCCTGGTTGCCGGGTGGATACGACGGATTCCAGATATCGAATGTGTCGCTCAAGGCTTCTCGGGCGATCCCCGTATCGGAAAAATACGAAATTCCCCTTTTCGTCCAGCTTGCGGTCAACCCGCAGCTCAACTACATGAACCTTGTCATCGGCCTCTCGTTCTGA